One region of Sardina pilchardus chromosome 18, fSarPil1.1, whole genome shotgun sequence genomic DNA includes:
- the LOC134064269 gene encoding G-protein coupled receptor 4-like yields the protein MESNSENPLNNSSGHRYGNSCGIDFKQDAVFLPVLYGIFFSLGTPLNILALCGLYKLIKTENVLPVYVLNLLLADLIQLLTLPLWIDYYTNDHHWRFGPRVCQFTSLCFYISMYVAIFFMCIIALERHLAIACPLKFHFLSRLKFARWFALGAWVIVTVPLSVAFNKLFPVRANYTLCIEKYPSEGGFITYRLITLLMSFVIPLAFILILHIKTMRSLMAVTALASKEKRRIKSLLTLLVVTFLVVLGPYHVTGYVKYLGLLFHRDSCAWERAIFLPFQLGRGLLSLNSLLDPVFYIFLRNDFRSAAARYLPCLRRMTWGLSQARASCGASEPMERGTSSTDGL from the coding sequence ATGGAATCAAATTCTGAGAACCCTCTCAATAACTCGAGTGGACATCGTTATGGTAACTCATGCGGGATAGACTTCAAGCAAGATGCAGTCTTCCTTCCAGTTCTGTACggaatatttttcagtctcGGCACTCCCTTGAACATTCTAGCTCTGTGTGGACTCTACAAGCTCatcaaaacagaaaatgtctTGCCGGTGTATGTGCTTAACTTGTTACTTGCTGACCTTATCCAGCTGTTGACTTTGCCCTTGTGGATTGACTACTATACAAACGACCACCACTGGCGATTTGGTCCCAGAGTCTGCCAGTTCACCAGTCTATGTTTCTACATCAGCATGTACGTAGCAATCTTCTTCATGTGCATCATAGCACTCGAGCGCCACTTGGCAATCGCCTGTCCACTGAAATTCCACTTCCTGAGCCGACTCAAGTTTGCCCGCTGGTTTGCACTGGGTGCATGGGTGATAGTTACCGTCCCCCTGTCCGTCGCCTTCAACAAGCTCTTCCCAGTACGTGCCAACTACACCCTGTGCATTGAGAAATACCCTTCAGAGGGAGGCTTCATCACCTACCGGCTCATAACCCTGTTGATGTCTTTCGTCATTCCTCTGGCATTCATTCTCATCCTCCACATAAAGACCATGCGCTCGCTAATGGCCGTCACCGCCCTGGCCTCGAAGGAGAAGAGGCGCATCAAGAGCCTCCTCACCCTCCTGGTGGTCACGTTCCTCGTGGTGCTCGGACCCTACCACGTCACCGGGTACGTTAAGTACCTGGGCCTGCTGTTCCACAGGGACTCCTGTGCCTGGGAGAGAGCCATCTTCTTGCCCTTTCAGCTGGGCAGGGGCTTGCTGAGCCTCAACAGTTTGTTGGACCCTGTGTTCTACATCTTCCTGAGGAACGACTTCAGGTCGGCGGCAGCACGGTACCTGCCATGTCTGAGGAGGATGACCTGGGGCCTGAGCCAAGCCAGGGCATCCTGTGGGGCCTCTGAGCCCATGGAGAGAGGCACAAGCTCCACGGATGGGTTATAA